In the Podospora pseudocomata strain CBS 415.72m chromosome 5, whole genome shotgun sequence genome, one interval contains:
- a CDS encoding hypothetical protein (EggNog:ENOG503P94G; COG:S; antiSMASH:Cluster_2) has translation MQVRCSGQPSGCNRCQAVGTQCRYPPREPRRKNRAGTGGDKTGTGTQSQKPKSDSKPSNEQDQGLKFSKRGTSEEGDGSAPGVDPQLLDQEMKSNSYWYQEFGGHGLATPISPHSGEEQGSNDRLDDWLDTNGILESEFPSIPGRVDDFHHFNIDMLNFGTVDSGNDKYFDALKQSAPTTPALVDFPDHMVLFEAPASIPERNPPNENASNHRETLRHLSPLSSCPSSHNPATPSTAEDTQMASRAELSVMSGSCGCLQLAACLLEELGTKAAAGDRDRVRMDVLLGDFRDALTQCTDILDCERCVEAREINMLLAMSAKYTSTMCQRLAVCYADLKRARSSEKDGGGVGDLRFSTYQIESLKEQVEVLGCLVMVQIDDFAQIIARLKTRPGIRKGHLTLLAEARNKVNALQVLLRGRQDSSFVNSVNNMY, from the exons ATGCAGGTTCGATGCAGTGGTCAGCCCTCGGGTTGTAATCGATGCCAGGCTGTAGGAACCCAATGCAGGTACCCTCCGCGTGAGCCACGACGGAAGAACCGAGCCGGAACTGGTGGTGACAAGACTGGCACCGGCACCCAGTCCCAAAAGCCAAAGTCAGATTCAAAGCCGTCGAATGAGCAGGATCAGGGTCTAAAGTTCAGCAAACGTGGAACATctgaagagggagacgggTCAGCGCCAGGAGTCGACCCGCAACTTTTGGATCAAGAGATGAAGAGTAATAGTTACTGGTACCAAGAGTTTGGCGGTCATGGTCTGGCTACTCCCATCTCACCGCACTCTGGTGAAGAGCAAGGCAGTAATGACAGACTGGACGACTGGTTGGACACCAACGGCATTTTGGAGTCAGAATTTCCCTCGATCCCGGGAAGGGTGGACGATTTCCACCATTTCAATATCGACATGCTGAACTTTGGCACTGTGGACAGTGGGAATGACAAATATTTCGATG CCCTCAAACAATCAGCACCTACAACTCCGGCTCTTGTGGACTTCCCGGATCACATGGTCCTGTTCGAGGCCCCGGCCTCAATTCCTGAAAGAAATCCACCCAACGAGAATGCTTCCAACCACCGGGAAACGCTCAGGCATCTATCACCATTGTCATCATGCCCATCGAGCCACAATCCTGCCACCCCATCGACTGCCGAAGATACACAGATGGCGAGTAGGGCCGAGTTATCCGTGATGAGCGGCTCGTGTGGTTGTCTCCAGCTCGCAGCATGTCTCCTTGAGGAGCTGGGTACAAAAGCGGCGGCAGGTGACCGTGACCGTGTTCGGATGGATGTCTTGTTGGGCGACTTCCGCGATGCACTCACACAATGCACTGACATTCTTGATTGTGAGCGCTGTGTTGAGGCACGGGAAATCAACATGCTCTTGGCCATGTCTGCAAAATACACGAGCACAATGTGCCAACGATTGGCAGTATGTTATGCAGACCTCAAGCGAGCTCGGAGCTCGGAgaaagatggtggaggagtggggGACTTGAGGTTCTCGACGTACCAGATCGAAAGTCTCAAGGAGCAAGTCGAGGTGCTTGGCTGTCTTGTGATGGTCCAGATAGACGACTTTGCGCAGATAATCGCGAGGTTGAAGACACGCCCGGGCATTCGGAAGGGACACTTGACGCTGCtggcggaggcgaggaaCAAGGTCAACGCCTTGCAAGTCTTGTTGCGTGGAAGACAGGATAGTTCGTTTGTGAACAGTGTAAATAATATGTATTAG
- a CDS encoding hypothetical protein (EggNog:ENOG503P41J; COG:S; antiSMASH:Cluster_2), whose amino-acid sequence MGSRYAEPASEHSSTGYLYASSPFSQPCSYFFSVSVVYFPTFNLNGLLHFLGVSFLPTFTMRVLCLHGVGSSGKMLEAQLRPFLKAVDPSFDFVFVDGPFPCERGPGMAAFDGPFFSHTAGYSPEQMIEAHEHLDRTIDDLGPFDGILGFSQGGALALSYLHRKQTQNELRPFKFALIMSSVIPCSADVGVCEEVIQSLCDQTDPSAVDQDQRVFVELLDRTVGEARKNNALLPDIDLSIYEAGGDPSLAPRIMHPSFVKQKIWIPTVHVAGKKDYSFMRAMSDVAYAVCEPKLAKKMVHSGGHQPPQKPSEVKEVIRALDWAIGMSDRFAHWNL is encoded by the exons ATGGGCAGCAGGTACGCAGAGCCTGCAAGCGAGCATTCCTCGACGGGCTATCTGTATGCAAGTTCCCCATTCAGTCAGCCCTGTTCATATTTCTTTTCAGTCTCTGTTGTTTACTTTCCAACGTTCAACTTGAACGGTTTGTTGCATTTCCTTGGTGTATCATTCTTACCAACCTTTACCATGCGTGTGTTGTGTCTCCACGGAGTAGGCAGCTCGGGGAAGATGTTGGAGGCCCAGCTCCGGCCATTTCTCAAGGCAGTCGATCCAAGCTTTGACTTTGTCTTTGTGGATGGGCCTTTCCCTTGCGAGCGAGGTCCTG GCATGGCCGCCTTCGATGGTCCTTTCTTCTCCCACACGGCTGGGTACTCACCAGAACAAATGATCGAAGCCCATGAGCACCTCGACAGGACAATTGACGACCTCGGTCCCTTTGATGGCATCCTCGGCTTCAGCCAAGGCGgtgccctcgccctctcctaCCTCCACAGAAAGCAAACGCAGAATGAACTCCGCCCTTTCAAGTTCGCCTTGATCATGTCGTCTGTCATCCCCTGCTCCGCCGATGTCGGTGTCTGTGAGGAGGTTATCCAGAGTCTCTGCGATCAAACGGATCCTTCAGCAGTCGATCAGGACCAGCGTGTCTttgtcgagcttctcgatCGCACCGTGGGAGAGGCCAGAAAAAATAATGCCCTCTTGCCGGATATTGACCTTAGCATCTATGAGGCCGGGGGTGATCCGTCATTAGCGCCAAGGATTATGCACCCTTCGTTCGTCAAGCAGAAGATCTGGATCCCGACTGTTCATGTCGCGGGAAAAAAGGACTACAGCTTCATGAGGGCCATGTCGGACGTGGCGTATGCTGTTTGTGAGCCCAAGctggcgaagaagatggtgcACAGCGGTGGCCACCAGCCACCACAGAAGCCGAGCGAGGTGAAAGAGGTGATCAGGGCTTTGGACTGGGCTATTGGGATGAGCGATCGTTTTGCGCACTGGAATCTTTAG
- a CDS encoding Type I Iterative PKS (antiSMASH:Cluster_2; SMCOG1022:Beta-ketoacyl synthase; COG:I; EggNog:ENOG503NWJ7) — MDNSQQEPIAIIGAACRLAGEVSSLGTLWDMISNRKTGHGKIPAERWNADVWHHPDPDRKGGIAVKHGYFLKQDVAHFDAPFFSTTAKEAAAMDPMKRLLLEVSYESIENAGIPVENLMNSRTGCYVGCMTNDYEMLSLHDIHDIGHNAASATSEAMTANRVSWFFGLKGPSLTLDTACSSSLYALHLACQSLRTKETDSALVAGVNLLLVPNTMHQLSAMHMLSPEGISHTFDDRANGYGRGEGIGSLIVKRLSDAIRDGDTIRAVIRGTGANADGKTPSITQPSSVAQADLIRDTYAAAGLPLTDTQYFECHGTGTPVGDPIELEALATTFGVARKEVGLGPLYIGSIKPSVGHTEGCSGLAGVFKAIACLENGMLVPTYGVETINPKLKLKEWNLALPQETAQWPTPGQRRISVNSFGFGGANAHAILDDAHHYLAERGLAGNHNTIVWERDGAYANGHHPVADTPRLFLLSSKDQAGIPRLADAYAKALGAAHSAKKDSHYLSNLSYTLASRRSHLDFRSFTVASTLSELTEKLSKGLPKIKRSARQDNNLVWVFTGQGAQWSAMGRELLGNPVFDKSVQASQVYLANLGCAWDAVEELTKTAGSKMQLSEYSQTLCTVLQVALVDLLRSWGIKPRATVGHSSGEIGAAYAAGYINRADAVKIAYVRGLSSATVTRQGAMLAAGLSREEANEYLTKVPAQSAVIACINSPSSVTLSGDLDAIHTLEKLISADGKFARTLKVKTAYHSPHMRAVAQGYLERIGHIDTTAEGADANKTVMYSSLTGKIVSPKELSAQYWVANLTSPVEFSAALSALLAHTVASTTGRGRPVPVRWGGILEIGPHSALQGPVGQIMAASNSEAIKEIPYMSLLLRGKDARETSLSAAAQLWALGHTVELSAMVDSFDLPDTKLQHKALTDLPAYPWNHSRRFWHEAYITKSNRSPKFPRTDFLGVPVDMQNSMEPKWRNHLRITENPWIEDHKITGTVLYPGAGMLVMALEGALQVSDPTKNVHGFRYSNIRFERGLVVTAADEPAVETSLSLHPDPNIPGKFGFTIYSTTGDSWTCHCHGTISLEYDASGSSEVEDAGIAVDPWTLHTTRYKQLFSDPGAEEIDVDEFYDQLETIGMEYGPLFRNVTSLFAVPAQHAAHGEVIIPDTASVMPMSFEYPHVMHPATMDAIFHLLLAGFNDGRPIDEAAVPYSIDDMFVASEQPHGAGSKFLGYGQLTRKSGGGRELVGDLVISDERWSGPKMVINGFALRQVTSADDAGISGSQEDTLKKKCARVTWSQDTDFIKTSEQLVGVSTDASLPAQLSAWFDLLQRKKAIGEVLVVVRGQCPGTSEIVGDVWRRVRSREGFQSVKAVSTSDSGVEQLRALVPNAEPVDLWDISGDAEPPASSKGYDLVLVIGTDSYPDFSTELQKLALLPQSHIVLIGEKNVEAFSSEGHQSSLHLQGNGDAAVVFSFAAEEATVPLEVCLLLPSPTSKQTSALASNLTTVLSASGINDINTITLSDLSTLDLTSKHVISLLESDKPFIYSWNENEFTSFKSLISSVDHLFWLTHGGVLQSWAGGVEFAAAQGLLRVLRNEYTLASLPHLDLSTGFDSTTLSSAELIAFVWRASLLEGAEMEYAEFEGKVHIPRAVADVGFDGDLQLADGTKQPVLGPLKGGKPLKPIVVGAEKMIVWVEDEEASLPLGMTEVEVQVEFVGLSSGNTFSLTGTVDDDSITVLDRCVDAVGVVSRLGGGVNSLVVGQRVAVLKGHGCRTHVRQDVSLVAPVPDSIPSEKTAALPSAFITALYALSHVARLDKGQTVLIHSAASAPGQAAIQIAQHLGAVVFALVSSKGEKAILVEQHGLPVTRIFDAGLLNFIPAISNETGGRGVDVVLANEADAAVSSSLATLGDFGVFIDLRSSESTGSISPPSGKKNVSIVRVIMDGVAQAKPHIVKSLFQQTFDILSTNTIRPITPTTVFSASDASQALQTATTQAHGKVVLSLQGSPSVLIPPAPAPELQLDPSATYIIAGGLGALGLNIADMMIAQGAKHLVFLSRSGGTKNQSDLARLRSHGITAEAFPCDVTNSTSVSKVFSHLRSAKHKIAGVIQCAMVLEDGIFDNMTHTKWSRAFAPKSAGSRNLLAQLWPDEQPFFILLSSITGVIGNTAQANYASGNTFEDALALWARTHLRIAATSIDVGLVADSSHFTEAGEFGDLEGYLHRYQHGWNGLQTTLDELRVVLKSIMRGSTADGGNIPAQLVLGLGDSLIRDENGTGFAKDKKFELRVVKSDKSGGQAGGKTEKIGEVLSRASSVGEAAAAVEEYIKLQIAVAIGVEVSEVDAQKPLPEFGVDSLKAVEIRNLCLREMQSDISVFELLSSTPVAELAVKIVTKSGLVKLDAEAV; from the exons ATGGATAACAGTCAGCAGGagcccatcgccatcattgGCGCTGCATGCCGTCTCGCTGGAGAGGTCTCGTCCTTGGGGACCCTGTGGGACATGATCAGCAACCGCAAGACTGGTCATGGCAAGATACCTGCTGAGAGGTGGAATGCTGATGTCTGGCACCATCCTGACCCAGACAGGAAAGGAGGT ATTGCCGTCAAACATGGGTACTTTCTCAAGCAAGACGTAGCCCACTTTGATGCGCCCTTCTTTTCTACCACTGCCAAAGAAGCGGCAGCAATGGACCCCATGAAGAGACTGCTTCTTGAAGTCAGCTATGAGAGCATCGAGAATG CTGGAATACCAGTGGAGAACCTCATGAACTCACGGACAGGCTGTTATGTGGGTTGCATGACAAACGACTACGAGATGCTCTCACTCCACGACATACATGACATTGGTCACAATGCTGCGTCAGCAACGAGCGAGGCTATGACAGCCAATCGTGTATCGTGGTTCTTTGGGCTCAAAGGGCCTAGCCTTACCCTGGACACCGCTTGCTCGTCCAGTCTGTACGCGCTGCACCTCGCATGCCAGTCGCTGAGGACGAAGGAGACAGATTCG GCACTTGTTGCTGGGGTAaaccttctccttgtccccaacaccatgCATCAGCTCTCAGCGATGCACATGCTCAGCCCGGAAGGGATATCACACACCTTCGATGACCGAGCGAACGGTTATGGTCGTGGCGAGGGTATTGGCTCCCTCATCGTCAAGCGCCTCTCTGACGCTATTCGAGACGGTGACACTATCCGGGCTGTCATCCGCGGTACTGGTGCGAACGCCGACGGCAAGACACCAAGTATCACACAACCGAGCTCGGTCGCTCAAGCTGACTTGATCAGAGACACTTACGCTGCGGCCGGTCTCCCTCTCACAGACACCCAGTACTTTGAGTGCCACGGCACAGGCACACCAGTTGGCGACCCGATAGAGCTTGAAGCCTTAGCCACAACATTCGGCGTGGCTCGGAAGGAGGTTGGCCTTGGCCCTCTCTACATTGGTAGCATCAAGCCCAGCGTGGGCCACACCGAAGGCTGCTCTGGTCTGGCAGGCGTCTTCAAGGCTATTGCTTGCCTGGAAAATGGCATGCTCGTTCCGACATATGGCGTTGagaccatcaaccccaagtTGAAACTCAAAGAGTGGAATTTGGCGTTGCCACAGGAGACAGCACAGTGGCCTACCCCTGGGCAACGCCGGATCAGCGTGAATTCGTTCGGATTTGGCGGCGCCAATGCCCACGCAATTCTTGATGACGCTCACCACTATCTTGCCGAGCGTGGGTTGGCAGGaaaccacaacaccatcgtCTGGGAGCGTGATGGTGCTTATGCTAATGGACATCACCCAGTAGCCGACACGCCGCGGCTGTTCCTGCTTAGCTCCAAGGACCAGGCCGGCATCCCTCGCCTGGCTGATGCTTACGCAAAGGCACTTGGCGCCGCTCATTCTGCCAAAAAGGATTCCCACTACCTCAGCAACCTGTCGTACACTTTGGCTTCCCGAAGATCTCACCTCGACTTCAGGAGCTTTACCGTTGCTTCAACTTTATCGGAGCTGACAGAGAAGCTTTCTAAAGGGCTTCCAAAGATTAAGCGCTCAGCCCGACAGGACAACAACCTGGTCTGGGTGTTCACAGGACAAGGAGCCCAATGGTCAGCCATGGGACGGGAACTCCTCGGCAACCCAGTCTTTGACAAGAGTGTCCAAGCCTCACAAGTCTATCTGGCCAATCTCGGCTGCGCCTGGGATGCGGTCGAGGAGCTCACCAAGACAGCTGGTTCCAAGATGCAGTTATCTGAGTACAGCCAGACGCTCTGCACTGTCCTCCAGGTCGCCCTCGTCGATTTGCTTCGGTCTTGGGGGATCAAGCCTCGGGCCACAGTTGGACATTCGAGTGGTGAAATCGGTGCTGCCTACGCCGCGGGTTACATCAACCGCGCTGATGCCGTCAAAATTGCCTACGTCAGGGGTCTCAGCTCTGCAACGGTTACCAGACAAGGAGCAATGTTGGCCGCTGGCCTTTCCCGTGAAGAAGCTAACGAATATTTGACAAAGGTCCCAGCACAGTCTGCGGTCATTGCTTGCATCAACAGCCCGTCCAGTGTTACTCTGTCGGGTGATCTTGATGCCATCCATACCCTTGAGAAGCTGATTTCGGCTGATGGCAAATTTGCGCGGACACTGAAAGTGAAGACGGCATACCATTCTCCTCACATGCGCGCCGTTGCTCAAGGCTATCTCGAGCGTATTGGCCACATTGATACCACTGCCGAAGGGGCCGACGCCAACAAGACAGTAATGTACTCCTCGCTGACTGGAAAGATCGTTTCACCAAAAGAGCTCAGTGCTCAATACTGGGTTGCCAACTTGACCTCCCCTGTGGAGTTCTCGGCAGCGTTATCAGCCCTTCTCGCCCACACTGTGGCATCCACCACTGGCCGTGGAAGACCAGTCCCCGTTCGCTGGGGCGGCATCCTCGAGATCGGCCCTCACTCCGCACTGCAGGGGCCTGTCGGTCAGATCATGGCAGCGAGCAACTCGGAAGCCATCAAAGAGATACCCTACATGTCACTGCTCCTCCGTGGCAAAGACGCAAGAGAAACATCActctctgctgctgctcagctCTGGGCTCTCGGCCACACGGTTGAGCTCTCTGCAATGGTCGACTCCTTCGACCTTCCCGACACAAAACTCCAGCACAAAGCCTTGACTGACCTGCCCGCCTACCCTTGGAACCACTCCCGCCGCTTCTGGCACGAGGCCTACATCACGAAGTCCAACCGCTCCCCCAAATTCCCCAGAACTGACTTTCTGGGCGTCCCGGTTGACATGCAAAACAGCATGGAGCCCAAATGGCGCAATCACCTCCGTATCACGGAGAACCCCTGGATAGAAGACCACAAGATCACCGGAACAGTCCTCTACCCCGGCGCAGGGATGCTTGTCATGGCGTTGGAAGGTGCCCTCCAAGTCTCCGACCCAACAAAAAATGTCCACGGCTTCCGCTACAGCAACATCCGCTTTGAGCGCGGCCTCGTCGTCACAGCAGCAGATGAACCCGCAGTCGAAACATCTCTCAGCCTTCATCCTGACCCTAACATCCCCGGCAAGTTCGGCTTCACAATCTACTCCACCACCGGGGACTCTTGGACTTGTCACTGCCATGGTACAATCTCCCTCGAGTACGACGCCAGCGGCTCAAGCGAGGTAGAAGACGCAGGTATAGCTGTTGACCCCTGGACCCTGCACACGACCAGATACAAGCAGCTCTTCTCCGACCCTGGCGCCGAAGAAATCGACGTTGACGAGTTCTACGACCAGCTCGAGACAATCGGCATGGAATACGGGCCCCTATTCCGCAACGTCACTTCGCTGTTTGCAGTCCCAGCCCAACACGCCGCCCACGGCGAGGTCATCATCCCAGACACTGCCTCCGTCATGCCCATGAGCTTTGAGTACCCCCACGTCATGCACCCCGCGACAATGGACGCAATCTTCCATTTGTTGCTGGCAGGCTTCAACGACGGCCGTCCCATCGACGAGGCTGCAGTGCCGTACAGCATAGACGACATGTTCGTTGCCAGCGAGCAACCCCACGGCGCCGGGTCAAAGTTCCTAGGGTACGGCCAGCTGACAAGAAAGAGCGGAGGTGGCCGCGAACTGGTGGGGGATTTGGTGATTTCGGACGAGAGGTGGTCTGGGCCAAAGATGGTCATCAACGGATTTGCTCTTCGCCAGGTCACATctgctgatgatgctggaATTTCCGGCTCCCAGGAGGACACTTTGAAGAAAAAGTGCGCTCGTGTCACTTGGAGTCAGGATACCGACTTCATCAAGACAAGCGAACAGCTTGTGGGTGTGTCGACTGATGCGTCGTTACCAGCTCAGCTGTCCGCTTGGTTTGATCTCTTGCAGCGCAAGAAGGCCATTGGGGAGGtcttggttgttgtgaggGGACAATGTCCCGGCACCTCGGAGATTGTGGGCGATGTGTGGCGTCGTGTCCGCAGCCGTGAGGGCTTCCAGAGTGTCAAAGCTGTGTCAACCTCTGACTCTGGTGTGGAACAACTCCGTGCATTAGTTCCGAATGCTGAGCCTGTCGATCTGTGGGACATCTCTGGCGACGCCGAACCGCCCGCGTCAAGCAAGGGTTACgacttggtcttggtgatTGGAACCGACAGCTACCCCGACTTCTCCACGGAACTGCAGAAGCTGGCTCTCCTTCCGCAATCTCATATCGTTCTCATTGGCGAGAAAAATGTTGAGGCCTTTAGCTCAGAGGGGCACCAGTCgtctctccacctccaaggGAATGGCGATGCAGCGGTGGTGTTTTCATTTGCTGCTGAAGAAGCCACAGTTCCGCTGGAAGtctgtcttcttcttccatctccCACTTCCAAGCAAACTTCAGCGTTGGCCTCCAATCTCACAACAGTGCTCTCTGCTAGTGGCATCAacgacatcaacaccatcaccttGTCTGACCTCAGCACCCTCGACCTCACCAGCAAACACGTTATCTCCCTACTCGAGTCCGATAAACCCTTCATCTACTCATGGAACGAAAACGAATTCACAAGCTTCAAGTCACTCATCTCCTCCGTGGACCATCTGTTCTGGCTGACCCATGGCGGTGTCCTACAATCATGGGCAGGAGGCGTAGAGTTCGCCGCAGCTCAAGGCTTGCTTCGTGTCTTGCGCAATGAGTATACCCTCGCATCCTTGCCCCATCTCGATCTCTCCACTGGCTTTGACAGCACGACGCTCTCAAGTGCCGAGCTTATCGCCTTCGTGTGGCGGGCTTCGCTTTTGGAGGGGGCCGAGATGGAATATGCCGAGTTCGAAGGCAAAGTTCACATCCCTCGTGCTGTGGCCGATGTCGGATTTGACGGGGATTTGCAGCTTGCTGATGGGACAAAGCAGCCTGTCCTTGGACCTCTCAAGGGCGGTAAGCCGCTGAAGCCGATTGTCGTAGGGGCTGAGAAGATGATTGTCTGggttgaggacgaggaggcatCACTACCGCTTGGTATGACTGAGGTGGAGGTACAAGTCGAGTTCGTTGGGCTGAGCAGTGGCAACACCTTCTCGCTGACTGGCACTGTTGACGATGACTCCATTACTGTACTCGATAGGTGTGTGGATGCAGTTGGTGTGGTATCTCGTCTCGGAGGCGGAGTAAACTCGCTCGTTGTTGGCCAGCGTGTTGCTGTCTTGAAGGGACATGGGTGCAGAACTCACGTTCGTCAGGATGTCAGTTTGGTGGCCCCCGTTCCGGATAGCATTCCTTCAGAGAAGACCGCGGCATTGCCAAGCGCATTCATTACTGCTTTGTATGCCTTGTCTCATGTCGCAAGATTAGACAAAGGTCAGACGGTGCTCATCCACTCTGCTGCCAGCGCTCCAGGACAAGCAGCCATTCAGATTGCTCAACACCTTGGAGCTGTCGTCTTTGCTTTGGTCAGCTCCAAGGGGGAGAAAGCCATCCTTGTGGAACAGCACGGCTTACCTGTGACGCGCATATTTGATGCTGGGTTGCTGAACTTTATTCCCGCTATTAGCAACGAGACAGGGGGTCGTGGTGTCGATGTTGTGCTCGCGAACGAGGCAGATGCTGCTGTTTCGTCATCCCTGGCCACGCTTGGTGATTTTGGGGTCTTCATCGATCTCAGAAGCAGCGAGTCTACCGGCAGCATCAGCCCTCCATCCGGCAAGAAGAATGTATCCATCGTTCGTGTCATCATGGACGGCGTGGCTCAGGCAAAGCCTCACATCGTCAAGAGCCTGTTCCAACAAACCTTTGACATCCTctcaaccaacaccatcagGCCCATCACACCTACCACCGTCTTCTCCGCCAGCGATGCTTCTCAAGCACTGCAAACCGCCACAACACAAGCTCACGGGAAAGTTGTACTGTCCCTCCAAGGGAGCCCCTCAGTCCTCATCCCTCCCGCCCCAGCCCCTGAACTCCAACTCGACCCCTCCGCAACCTACATCATCGCCGGCGGTCTCGGAGCTTTAGGTCTCAACATCGCCGACATGATGATCGCGCAAGGAGCCAAGcacctcgtcttcctctcccgctcGGGCGGTACGAAGAACCAATCCGACCTTGCCCGCCTCCGTTCCCACGGCATCACAGCCGAGGCCTTCCCTTGCGACGTCACCAACTCCACCTCTGTCTCCAAGgtcttctcccacctccgAAGCGCCAAGCACAAAATCGCTGGTGTGATCCAGTGCGCCATGGTTCTGGAAGATGGCATCTTCGATAACATGACCCATACCAAGTGGTCCCGCGCATTTGCTCCCAAGTCGGCCGGCTCCCGGAACCTCCTTGCTCAACTCTGGCCAGATGAGCAGCCCTTCTTTATCTTGCTGTCGTCAATTACCGGTGTGATAGGCAACACCGCCCAAGCAAACTACGCCTCAGGCAACACGTTCGAGGATGCCCTAGCCCTCTGGGCTCGAACCCACCTTCGGATTGCCGCGACAAGTATTGACGTCGGGTTGGTAGCTGACTCCTCTCACTTCACCGAGGCAGGTGAATTCGGTGATTTGGAAGGCTACCTTCACCGCTACCAACACGGCTGGAATGGACTCCAGACCACACTCGACGAACTCCGCGTCGTGCTCAAGTCCATCATGAGAGGGAGCACCGCCGACGGTGGCAACATTCCCGCACAGCTCGTCCTCGGACTAGGTGACTCCCTCATCCGGGATGAGAACGGTACTGGCTTcgcaaaagacaagaagtTTGAGCTGCGGGTCGTGAAGTCGGACAAGAGCGGGGGTCAAGCAGGGGGAAAGACGGAAAAGAtcggggaggtgttgagtcGAGCGTCGAGTGTCGGtgaggcggctgctgcggtggaggagtACATCAAGTTGCAGATTGCTGTTGCgattggggttgaggtgagCGAGGTTGATGCGCAGAAGCCCTTGCCGGAATTTGGAG TGGACTCGCTCAAAGCGGTTGAGATCAGGAACTTGTGTTTGAGGGAGATGCAGAGTGATATTTCTGTGTTTGAGTTGTTGAGTTCGACGCCCGTGGCCGAGCTTGCAGTCAAGATTGTGACGAAGAGTGGGCTGGTCAAGTTGGATGCTGAGGCTGTCTGA